The following proteins are encoded in a genomic region of Ornithodoros turicata isolate Travis chromosome 6, ASM3712646v1, whole genome shotgun sequence:
- the LOC135396753 gene encoding D-amino-acid oxidase-like, with protein sequence MPVRIAVVGAGIIGLTTAVKAIETLRDVHITILADKFTPETTGDVAAGFLDPSLIKGVPEEKVRDWCVQTSDFYLELLRGDSASDLGLCLIPAYFLKTEWIPRPLHADAFLHYRDMTAKELQMFPSKYRYGAFFVSMIIECKRFLPYLMRRFERNGGKLKSYKVHNLEELASNFDVVVNCSGVGASAITADDILEPVRGQTIRVHAPWIKHVVLGDGFHVIPNIDNVMLGGTKDFGNWSLIPDPKIRDTIWNGCVELIPSIKKAKIVEENVGLRPGRDPVRIEREQRSIPGLHKKLPIIHNYGHGGSGITVCWGCADDAVELLKGAIEDGKFAVQKSRL encoded by the exons ATGCCTGTACGAATAGCAGTTGTGGGAGCTGGCATCATTGGCCTCACAACAGCTGTAAAGGCAATAGAAACGCTCCGTGACGTTCACATCACCATACTGGCCGACAAATTTACTCCAGAAACAACTGGAGATGTGGCAGCTGGGTTTTTAGACCCCTCCCTCATTAAGGGGGTGCCAGAGGAGAAAGTCAG AGACTGGTGCGTTCAGACGTCTGACTTCTACCTTGAACTGTTGAGGGGAGACAGTGCTAGCGACCTGGGCCTGTGCCTGATTCCCGCATACTTTTTGAAAACTGAGTGGATT CCCCGTCCACTACATGCCGATGCATTCTTACACTACCGTGACATGACTGCGAAGGAACTGCAAATGTTTCCCAGTAAATATAG GTATGGTGCTTTTTTCGTTTCCATGATCATCGAGTGCAAACGATTTCTGCCGTACCTCATGCGGAG GTTCGAAAGAAATGGTGGAAAACTGAAGTCCTATAAAGTCCACAACCTCGAAGAA TTGGCCTCAAATTTTGACGTCGTCGTCAACTGTTCTGGAGTGGGAGCCAGTGCGATAACTGCGGATGACATTCTCGAACCTGTCCGAGGTCAGACCATTAGG GTGCATGCTCCGTGGATAAAGCACGTCGTCCTCGGCGATGGCTTTCACGTCATTCCAAA CATTGACAATGTCATGCTTGGCGGAACTAAAGACTTTGGAAATTGGTCACTGATTCCTGATCCAAAGATTAGGGACACCATCTGGAACGGCTGTGTCGAGCTGATTCCAAGCATCAAG AAAGCAAAAATCGTTGAAGAAAACGTTGGACTGCGTCCCGGACGAGACCCTGTTAGGATCGAGAGAGAACAACGGAGTATTCCAGGCCTGCACAAAAAA TTACCAATAATCCACAATTATGGGCATGGTGGTTCAGGCATCACAGTCTGCTGGGGTTGTGCAGACGATGCTGTAGAGCTTTTGAAGGGTGCTATAGAAGATGGGAAGTTCGCCGTGCAAAAGTCCCGCCTGTAG